In Zingiber officinale cultivar Zhangliang chromosome 9B, Zo_v1.1, whole genome shotgun sequence, the genomic window gtttcttcaagaatgcgcagcggaaaatacataaacaaacacaaacacgctaacactaggagtttacttggtatccacctccaacggagatgactaatccaaggatccacaccatgcacgcaccctccactatgaaaacactccttttcggtaactaccgagggcggagaagccctacaagactctcagtacaagaagaagaaagggcagtaaagaataagcaaaagcttacaagaaatgcagtaaaaaccctagcttcttcttcttctcgttgcaactcgcctcttgacttggatgaacctccaagaaccttcaagaactggcggtgaggagcttagagagtgttggggaggagctgtgttgaatctggaatgaatcggtgaagttatgctgaagaaatcgcacgccaacagctataaacaacgtcaacggtcgaatcccaatcgattggattgctcccaatcgattggggaggctttggatcgatccacggatcgatccagagcgcctctgttgcctggatcgatccacggatcgatccagcacttatcgcgcgaagcagcagcgtcccaatcgatccactgatcgattgggacctctggatcgatccacggatcgatccagagaggttctgttcgtggggactcaccggatcgatccacggatcgatccagatcttctggatcgatccactaatcgatccaaacctgctggatcaatccacggatcaatccaaacctgctggatcaatccacggatcaatccaaaccttggtttttgcccaaaaccaagcccaaagccccctaaaccaacatctagtcaaccatgacttgttggtacataaaacctagcatccggtcacccttggccagctaggactctctcaccaagtgtctggtcaatccctttgacccacttggacttttctcttcttgccaagtatccggtcactccctaagacctacttggacttttcttcctcgtgccaagtatccggtcaatccctttgacctacttggactctcaccagatgtctggttaaccttgacccatctggatttctcttgcctggcttcactcaccaggactttcccaattgcctagattcactcactaggtctttcacctggcttcactcaccaggatttttctcctgcctagcttcactcactaggacttcccaattgcctagcttcactcactaggtctttcacctggcttcactcaccaggattttcctcctgcctaacatcccagtcaagtatccggtcatccttgacctacttgactcttcttcaatcaatatcttattgtcaaacatctaaacccaaaccaagactcagcttggtcaaccaggtcaaccttgacctgagggatgttgcaccaacatcctCAGCCTTTGCACTTGAGGCGcacaagctccatggagggcgcctcgggtactgttcatccgaggtaaaccGTGttattttgtccctgcaagatacgttagtcccaaaataccaagcataccctgcaacacaaagttagtacacaaCAATAagacaaacataaatattttgacagtcatcggattgtccggttctgacttcggattttcaaccagaaaccctaggtcgattcgacgcctactgttccctcaccggggaacgcatcctcacctactccactcaggagcgttacctgttgccagtccgatcctccagaccgaatggacttttgctcagtgctcgagtcttcaggtctttccgctggacgtccgctccacgacccgccctgactttcacctagttcgcaaCACCAGACTTTTCacatagagtccccgactctaagacttttgcccgaagagctcgacctgccaaggctttccgcctagggttaccaccccctagggttttcgccctgcctaaccgtaggtaggacttttgtctaagataCCTTTTCTTGCAAAgctcattcacacatgttagataacaacacaacttaactttgaatcctttgataTAATTAAAATACagatttgatcgtcggatgcttcccgcgccAACAACAACGATGAAAAAACATTTGTAACACTGCTACATTAACTATTTTACTTCAATAATTGAACCTTGCTATCCACCGCATTAAAAAAATTGGATGCTAAAGAAAGACCTGACTTGCAAATTGCATCAGGTGTTAAGACTGAATTCTTTCAATTCTTCATCTTCAAATTTCTCCCCTCTCCCTTTTCCAAGGAACAAGGAATTAATCATCAACAATTATCATAGAGTTCGTACTGAAAGGCTTAGATGGCTTGCAGATAACTTCATGGAGCCTTTTGGTCGGGAAGGCTTCTGATTGTGCTGTCCAACAATTTGGTGTGCAACATGGATCGAGTTGAATATGAGACCTCAAGAAGCTACTGTAGGATTCTCTCGCCAACTCTAAACTGATCATTAGCATCATTTACCGGGGGGAAAAAAAGAGAACATGTAAACAATAATATAAGAGTAATTAAAGATTAGGCCCAATGTAGGCATGGTGTGGGGAGACTAGGCTCAAAGTGTGCTTAGTGTGGGGATACTAGACTCAACTTGGGTCTGGTCTCTAGAGACCAGGCCATGTTAGGCTTGATCTGAGAGAAGATCAGACCCAATGTGGTCTTAGTCTCCCCACACCAAGCTCATAGTATTCCTttgatcaaaatcaaaatttgacgTTATATTTATCTTCCTCTCACTCAACCTTATCGAATTGATGTAAGTTTGTAGAAATCCAAATAGCCTAGGACTATAAGTGAATTTCAATCAAAATCCACTTATCAACCTAAAGAGTTCAGATTGTACCTATTTCGGGTACTGTAGATTTTTGTTATTGCAAGGAGTCTAAAGATctaatccattatttatttcgggcTCCCCAGAAGTGCTTTGGGATAAAACTTCAGTGGGGCATGAAAAAGAGGAAAAAACAAATTAAtcggaaagagaagagagaggaaAATTGTATGCAAATGAGAGATAAAAAGACTAAAAAGTCAACTTTGGTGGAAGGGGTAGAACATGAAGGGCAAACAAAGTTAGTGTGTCCTTTGATAATTATCAAAGTATTGTGCACCCTTTGGTGAATTCTCAAAGCTACGTGCATTCTTTGAtaaattttagtaaaaaaaattaactctaaCTAAGAAAATTTCATTTTGTAAAACATAATATTGCACATATTTAAACAAAAGGTGATAACATTCATCCTAGATGATCCAATTTcaacaaccccccccccccccccccccaagttaGATACATATAGATAAATCACACGCATGTACCAATCATATCAATCCatgaaaataatataatattgcaCATAGAACATGGAAAAGATGATGGAGTACATGCCACATATTGATCATTTTACTCTAATAATTGTACTTTCCTCTCCCCTTCCTCATGCTCTATTATACTTTCCTCGCTCTTCGGGATGGACAGTTGACTAGCACATGATGGTATTGTCATCATGAGATCTGAGAGTCAAATTCTGCCTAGTAGCCAGGTGTCTGTCCTCTCCTATGGACTATTCAACTGTCCAAGATTAATAGTCACTTGTGATTTATTTCTTCCATATTTATCTAAAGATGAACTAGCGAAGACGCGGGAGATAAGCAAATCTCCTTTTACCATAATTATATCATTTTGCTCTAATAATTTCTCTCCACTTTACccctttgttttgttttgttttattttgttttgtattCTAGtgaaaatgtttaaaaacttatgtGATTCTCCATATAGGACATGGAAAAGATGGAGGAGTACATGCCACATATTGATTATATTATTTTGCTCCAATAATTGTACTTTCCTCTCCACTtcgttttgttttgtttttctaatGAACATGTTTAACAACTTATCTGATTCTTCATCTTAAAGTTGTTACCCAAACAATTAAACAAACCTCCAGATGACCAGATCAAAAGGCCAAGGTCAAGGCAAGTATGCTTCAATCCATGGTGTAGATTAATATCGGCACATTTACCATCAACAGCCACACCAGGACAAATACAATTTGTAGGGTGAACAGAATATCTCGACTTCTAGGGGGCATCAGGGTCGACAATAAAGTCTTTGCACTCCATTGTTTTCTCACGCTTTGTTTGTCAACGTCTCTTCTTTGTTTCCCAAGGAAGAGAAAGCATCAAACAGCTAGAAATGACCTCGGGGAGATGGTTCGCGCTGACGGCCTTGGGATGGCTCGCTGAGAGCTTCGTGGGCGCCTTGGTCGGGAAGGCCGTCGATCGCGCTGTTCAACAGTTCGGTGAGCAGCATGGAGTTGAAGATGACCTCGAGAAGCTTAAGGATTCTCTCGATCACGCTAGGTTGACCATCAGCACCGTCGAGTGCTTACGGATCAACGATGAGGTCCTGCAGCAGAGATTGAAGGAGCTCCTGATACGCCTCAAGAATGCTGCTTATGATGCTGATGACTTATTGGATGAATTCCAATACAGAATTCTGGAGCAGCAGATCGAGCAGCAAGGAGATGAGGCTGGTAACCGACCATCATCTTCCTCCTACTCTACTCCCCCTCCAACCAAAAggacaaaaatttcattttctagttATACCAGTGGTCTTTTCAGAaaaggagatgatgatgatgtgcagAAGATCAGGAAAATAAAGGGGAGGCTAGATGACAACTCAGTTGCTCTTGAGAAAATTTACAGTTCGCTAAGCGCAGAAGATGATAGAGGAAAGAAACAATTGGTGTCCTCAGCGAGCCGGCAAACGAGCTCCCTTTCGACCGAACCTCATTTGTTTGGCAGAGACAAAGAGCTACAAGAACTCAAAGATTTGTTGTTGAAACCAGAAGTTGTATCTGAATTTGGCCAAAGTGGAGTGTCTGTTTTGTCTATTTATGGTATGGGAGGGATTGGGAAGACCACTCTGGCTCAGGAAGTCTTCAATGACAGTAGCGTGGAAGAATACTTTAAGCTCAGAATTTGGGTCTGTGTTTCTGAAAATTTCTACACAGATAGGCTGACCAGAGAGATTATAGAGTATGCAACCAAGAAGAAGTGTGATCTCACGAGTTTCGCTGCTCTTCAAGTGGATCTCAAGGAGAAGATCACGCCAGAGAGATTTCTTCTTGTATTGGACGATGTGTGGAACGAGGACAGGCACAAATGGGAGAGCCTCTGTGCACCATTGAGGTATGGAAAGCCTGGCAGCAAGATATTGGTAACAACTCGCTCTAGGAAGATTGCTGACATGATTGGTGATGTGGATCCCATTCATCTAGAAGGTCTCGATGAGGAAAGCTTCTGGGAATTTTTCAAGAAATGTGCATTTGGTTGTTCAAATAGTGGATTTCTTCATCCTCATATGGAAGCCATGGCGAAGAAGATGACTTGCAAGCTCAAGGGATTGCCGCTTGCAGCAAAGACTCTAGGAGGGTTGTTGAGCATGAAATTGGATGAGCAATACTGGGAAAGCATTTTAGATAGTGAAATATGGCAGCTTCCCCAAGAAGAAAATGGGATTATGCCAGTGCTACAACTGAGCTATCAACATCTCCCTCCTCATCTTAAGCAATGCTTTGCATTTTGCTCCTTGTTTCCTAAAGATTACAAGTTTTCTGAATTTGAGTTGATCGGTATTTGGATAGCAGAAGGATTTATAGTGCCTCAAGGAAGTACCAGAATGGAGGAGCTAGGAAGCAACTACTTTCATGAGTTAGTTAACAGGTCATTCATTCAAAAGTCAAAGGATGGAGTCTTTATAATGCATGACCTCATACATGATCTTGCAGAACTCATATCTATGGGAGAGTTTCACAGGATTGAAAAAGACAAGTCCCATGACATTTCTAACAACATTCGTCATCTTTCAATGCACGAAGAGGAAGAAGGTATGCAGACAAGAGTTTTAACAGAATTTTCTCATTATGATAAATTACGGACAATGATGTTGTCAGTAAGATTAAGTAGCAAgagttttaattttgattgtggtattttggaaaaattaaaaaatattcatgtacTTGCCCTGAATAATTGTTCTTTGGAAGAACTACCTGATAGTATTGGCAAGTTGATACATCTCCGCTATCTTGACTTATCCGGAAATTATGACATTCGACGGTTGCCTGAGTCATTATGCGACTTGTACAATCTGCAGACATTGAAATTAAACTATTGTTATAACTTAGAAAGTCTCCCGCATGGCATGATGAAGTTGATCAACTTGAGGAAACTTGATGTAGAAAATAAGTTTATTTCCGAGATAACAGAGGTCGGGAAGCTTACTTCTCTTCAGAATTTGGCTGCTTTCAAAGTGACAAAGGATAATGGACACAAACTTCCTGAATTAAACGGTTTGAAACAGCTCCGGGGAAAACTACGTATAACTAATCTTGAGAATGTGGAGAACAAAGATGAAGCAAATATTGCTAGTTTGAAGAGTAAAGAACACCTCAATGAGTTGGAACTAGAATGGACATCTATGCAAGAATCCGATTCAGATGTTAATTTGCACATCTCTGAGCAGGTGCTTGAAGGTCTCCAGCCACATCACAACATACAAAGTCTGACAATCAGAGGATACAATGGTGCTAGACCTCCCAATTGGCTACACGGACAAGTATATTCTAGATTGGAAGCTTTCCATCTTGAAAATTGTAAAAGGTGGAACGATTTATCGGTTATTGGACAACTATCACAGTTAAAGTCCCTCTCCCTTGTGAAAATTCCAGTCCACACCCAAAATTTACACAATTTGTTCGATCCAATAGTCTGCAAGTTCTTCTCCCAACTAGAAAGTTTGGTACTAGAGGGCATTACCATGTTGGAGGATCTCCCAAATCTTGGACAACTTCCATGTCTGACGGTTATTAGCATTAAGAGTTTGCCGGGAGTGAAAATGCTAGGCAATAAATTCTTTGCCAGGACAAAAGAAGGCAGTTGCTTTCCTAGACTACGTACTCTCCGTTTCACAGAAATGCCGGCATGGGAAGAGTTCTACGGCTCCGATGATAGAAATCTATTTCCCTGTTTGGAGGATCTTGATATTTCAAATTGCCAAAAGCTGCAGATGTTACCTCCCCTTCCTCCTTCAATTCAACATGTAAAATTAAATAACGTTGGGCTGGTAGATTGTCCAAGATTCTGGAAAGCAATTGATGAATGTAGCAGGATAACTAATTCTGCATCTCTTACGTATTTGTCCATTCAGAATTGTCCAAATTTGACAAGTCTAGAACAAGGGTTACTACCACACCATCTGCAGCGGATTCGTATAGAAAACTGTGAACAATTGTCGTGGGTGCCGGTCAAAAGGTTGAAAGAACTCAACTCTTTATGGTCGTTGTCAATAAAAGAGTGCCCGAAGCTCATGGGCATGAGCACACCAGATGAGTACATTGATTTCCAGCTCCCGCCATCAATTAAAGAACTATGTTTGTCTGATTGTGGAAATCTATCCCAATCACTGCTTGGCTTCCTGCATAACCTGACCTCGTTAGCTGTCTTGTTGATAAGCAAATGTCCCAATCTAGTTTCTTTGCCAGTAGAACCATCGCTTAGATTGATTCGTATAGAAATCCAGAACTGCAATGAGTTGAGATCAGTAGAAGGGCTACCAATAAAAAATCTGGAGGTCTTGAAGATTAAAGGATGTCCTAAGCTTCTACTTCCACAAACAGAGAAATTGCCAGTGTGGGAGTTAGAGATTGATGACACAGCGTTTATGAATCAACCTCTCATAAAAAATTCATTATCATCTGTCAGTGAACTTACAATCTCATCCTCTCGTGAAGCGGTGATGTTTGAGGGGGAAGATCAGGAGTCACTGCAAAGCTTGACATCTCTCCATTCCTTTTGTTTCTCTGATTGCAAGAATCTACAATCCCTGCCAACAAAGTTATACACCCTTAAGTCCCTTCAGGTTTTGAGGATACATAATTGCCCACAAATTCAGTCTCTGCCAGAGAAGGGGTTACCTCCTTCCCTCACAGATCTAGAATTTGAAGGCTGTGATCGGGCACTGGAGCAGCAGTTGGTAAGACACTTGGCAGAGATTAAGAAGTCATGGCTTATTCCATCATCACTAAGACACTTGGTGGTGGAGGTAAAATCACGATAGTATTTATTTTCTTCAGTAGAGTAATGATACTATTTAAAAGCTACAAGGAGATTGATCTTTCATTATTTGATAGCAACGGTTATTTCTGCTATCAAAGTTGTCAAATCTTCAGATGCTATTTTAACAAACTTCCTACAAGTGCAATGTAACTCATTTCTTCTGTCTGGTTGTTAATGCAGGGAACCTGCTGAGCCTGAAtggatgtaaaaaaaaataacccGAGCCATCCGCCTATAAATACTGGAGCACTCTATGAAGTACATGCGCCATCTTTCAACATAGTAATGCATATTACCAGGTATCATTGTCATTTCCTTGAAAAAAGGTTAAACAAGTGCATTTATAACTGTCTTAGTTCACCGGATCATTTAATTATGCTGTGTCTGTCTTTGCAAACTCTATTTTTGCTAGATTAGCTAGGGTGAGTTTGCCCCCCTTTCttgcttttttttaaaaaaaaattataagaataaaCTTGTGAATGTTGACTGATCAAATAGTTGTTGTAACTCAAAAATATAAACTGACTGTTTGAATACTTTAGTtgtcttaaaaaaaattgaaaatattggCACCTAGTTTTGGGGGCACATATTGCCTTTGTTTTGGAGAAAATGTTTGAAGTAAATACCGAGCGGAGCATTAGAATACGCACTCAACGAGGAGAATTTAGGGGGAGAGGATGATGCAGGACCAACgatcttaattttaatgagtcaTCACTTTTGATGTAGATAGTGTTTTTTTTTCAATCGCAAATCATGGACTTAAATCTATTAATCGACCAAATTTTGAATCCGAAAAATATTATTTAGGGCCTTTGGGAAGActctcatcatttttttttgactatttttattaatttatattttttaattgtcacgccccagaggagtctctgtccgaagaaatttcggcagcacctcccctgtacgggtgacaatctggagcacttctacaggcataatatacctcagccacatgcggctggaatcataacaataaaagaaaacaaacaccacgcagttaatatcaaattcagcctctggctgacataaccacgcagttaaaagtaaagcagcccactcggctgtaccaaaaccaaaacacaacaaaaactgatagaaaccaaatacaaccaaacacaaaactgctagccggctagacttacacaaccaacaacaaatacaaaataccacataacaacatcaacactccaaaaataaaaccgaaGTACAGAGCTAACAAActaatacataaaacaaacaaaacatacgtgaaaccgataagtcttctgatgtgacgtggggaccagcagataggatgctccaagcgacaccataaataacctggtacctgaaaaagatagtgtcaatgggggtgagttcaacaactcagcgaataccaatggacatgagtagtaagatatatctaacagcaacaaacatggaatacagcttcctaatcatatatagggaatatgcaaaactgaaaggtaactgaggaagctgtactgaccaggaactcctatccagacaaaagggtcatcaaaccgaaagtgtcaataatcctgtatgcaggtcaaaggtatgcatccaaccaaaatgcagcaaccaaatgcagcaaacacaatcacaataatataaatacatcaatgcatatgatgctaatgatgcgtcctggtcacccctgacgctagtcagtcctctcacacacaaatggcgagaccgagtgggtagggctatgacaaccatgcactctgtcgtcactgctcctgatgagtgaccgagtggatgggatgctgtcggagtactcctgtcctgtgaccccaaatcataaatgggggagctcaatgctctcaactcccggtacacgatgacggggaggtatctctgccggctaccacgctgagtcacct contains:
- the LOC122023977 gene encoding putative disease resistance protein RGA1, with product MTSGRWFALTALGWLAESFVGALVGKAVDRAVQQFGEQHGVEDDLEKLKDSLDHARLTISTVECLRINDEVLQQRLKELLIRLKNAAYDADDLLDEFQYRILEQQIEQQGDEAGNRPSSSSYSTPPPTKRTKISFSSYTSGLFRKGDDDDVQKIRKIKGRLDDNSVALEKIYSSLSAEDDRGKKQLVSSASRQTSSLSTEPHLFGRDKELQELKDLLLKPEVVSEFGQSGVSVLSIYGMGGIGKTTLAQEVFNDSSVEEYFKLRIWVCVSENFYTDRLTREIIEYATKKKCDLTSFAALQVDLKEKITPERFLLVLDDVWNEDRHKWESLCAPLRYGKPGSKILVTTRSRKIADMIGDVDPIHLEGLDEESFWEFFKKCAFGCSNSGFLHPHMEAMAKKMTCKLKGLPLAAKTLGGLLSMKLDEQYWESILDSEIWQLPQEENGIMPVLQLSYQHLPPHLKQCFAFCSLFPKDYKFSEFELIGIWIAEGFIVPQGSTRMEELGSNYFHELVNRSFIQKSKDGVFIMHDLIHDLAELISMGEFHRIEKDKSHDISNNIRHLSMHEEEEGMQTRVLTEFSHYDKLRTMMLSVRLSSKSFNFDCGILEKLKNIHVLALNNCSLEELPDSIGKLIHLRYLDLSGNYDIRRLPESLCDLYNLQTLKLNYCYNLESLPHGMMKLINLRKLDVENKFISEITEVGKLTSLQNLAAFKVTKDNGHKLPELNGLKQLRGKLRITNLENVENKDEANIASLKSKEHLNELELEWTSMQESDSDVNLHISEQVLEGLQPHHNIQSLTIRGYNGARPPNWLHGQVYSRLEAFHLENCKRWNDLSVIGQLSQLKSLSLVKIPVHTQNLHNLFDPIVCKFFSQLESLVLEGITMLEDLPNLGQLPCLTVISIKSLPGVKMLGNKFFARTKEGSCFPRLRTLRFTEMPAWEEFYGSDDRNLFPCLEDLDISNCQKLQMLPPLPPSIQHVKLNNVGLVDCPRFWKAIDECSRITNSASLTYLSIQNCPNLTSLEQGLLPHHLQRIRIENCEQLSWVPVKRLKELNSLWSLSIKECPKLMGMSTPDEYIDFQLPPSIKELCLSDCGNLSQSLLGFLHNLTSLAVLLISKCPNLVSLPVEPSLRLIRIEIQNCNELRSVEGLPIKNLEVLKIKGCPKLLLPQTEKLPVWELEIDDTAFMNQPLIKNSLSSVSELTISSSREAVMFEGEDQESLQSLTSLHSFCFSDCKNLQSLPTKLYTLKSLQVLRIHNCPQIQSLPEKGLPPSLTDLEFEGCDRALEQQLVRHLAEIKKSWLIPSSLRHLVVEGTC